One genomic segment of Hymenobacter psoromatis includes these proteins:
- a CDS encoding DHA2 family efflux MFS transporter permease subunit → METGFRKWIIVVTVVLCCLLELIDTSIVNVALTQMMGNLSATQQEVSWVVASYAIANVIVIPMTGFLGEQFGRKNYFLFSVILFTLSSMACGQSTNLWELVAFRFIQGVGGGALMATSQSILIDTFPPRQLALGQALFGMGVIIGPTIGPTLGGFIVDNYDWPWIFYVNVPVGIMAAIFTILFIRDPERIKNAVKRPLGQIDWTGIGLLIMGVGSLQYVLEQGETNDWFDDKIIVLFTTLSVVGIIGFVIRELTASQPIVDLRVITKSRNLAVGAFLSFVLGFGLFASVFVFPIFTQRILGFTAEQTGLILLPGALMAGFMMPVIGRLVGAGVPIKILLPMGFIIFFFFTFWMGARISPTAGEGDFFWPLIVRGVGLGLIFLPITIMSLAGLQGKDAGQAAGLTGMIRQLGGSFGVAIVGTYLERSIDYNRVALLPNISLYNTQTVQRIQAFTQNFMAQGFPAEQARQQAYAALEGTLMKQVSLITYSQIFNALGIFFLICVPLILFVKRTKIAGKVDMNAAH, encoded by the coding sequence GGATTTAGAAAATGGATTATCGTTGTCACGGTGGTCCTGTGCTGTTTGCTGGAGCTGATTGATACCAGCATTGTGAACGTAGCCCTGACCCAGATGATGGGCAACCTCTCGGCCACGCAGCAAGAAGTGAGCTGGGTAGTGGCTAGTTATGCCATTGCCAACGTGATTGTGATTCCGATGACCGGCTTTTTGGGCGAGCAGTTCGGGCGCAAGAACTACTTCCTGTTTTCGGTCATCCTCTTCACCCTCTCCTCAATGGCCTGCGGGCAAAGCACCAACCTCTGGGAACTGGTCGCGTTCCGCTTTATTCAGGGCGTTGGGGGCGGAGCCCTGATGGCTACCTCACAGTCTATTCTGATAGATACCTTTCCGCCGCGGCAGCTGGCGCTGGGGCAGGCGCTGTTTGGCATGGGCGTAATTATCGGGCCCACCATCGGCCCTACGCTGGGCGGCTTCATTGTGGATAACTACGACTGGCCCTGGATTTTCTACGTCAACGTGCCGGTAGGTATTATGGCGGCCATCTTCACCATCCTGTTCATTCGCGACCCTGAACGCATCAAAAATGCCGTGAAGCGGCCGTTGGGCCAGATTGACTGGACGGGCATCGGCCTGCTAATAATGGGCGTGGGCTCGCTGCAATACGTGCTGGAGCAGGGCGAAACCAACGACTGGTTTGACGACAAAATCATTGTTCTATTCACCACGCTGTCGGTTGTTGGCATTATCGGGTTCGTTATCCGCGAACTGACGGCGAGCCAGCCTATTGTGGATTTGCGCGTCATTACCAAAAGCCGCAACCTAGCGGTAGGCGCGTTTCTTTCCTTTGTGCTAGGCTTCGGGCTCTTCGCTTCAGTGTTTGTGTTCCCGATTTTCACCCAGCGCATTCTGGGCTTCACGGCCGAGCAAACGGGCCTGATTTTGCTGCCGGGCGCGCTGATGGCCGGCTTCATGATGCCGGTTATCGGGCGGCTGGTAGGCGCGGGCGTGCCCATTAAAATATTGTTGCCGATGGGCTTTATTATCTTCTTCTTCTTCACCTTTTGGATGGGCGCGCGCATTTCGCCCACGGCTGGCGAAGGCGACTTCTTCTGGCCGCTCATCGTGCGTGGTGTTGGGCTGGGTCTCATCTTCCTGCCCATCACGATTATGAGCCTGGCGGGCTTGCAGGGCAAGGATGCCGGCCAGGCCGCCGGCCTCACCGGCATGATTCGCCAGCTCGGCGGCTCGTTTGGAGTAGCCATCGTGGGCACTTATCTGGAACGTAGCATTGACTACAACCGCGTGGCGCTGCTGCCCAACATCTCGCTCTATAACACGCAGACCGTGCAGCGCATCCAAGCCTTCACGCAGAACTTCATGGCCCAGGGCTTCCCCGCCGAGCAGGCCCGGCAGCAAGCCTACGCGGCTCTCGAAGGCACCCTCATGAAGCAGGTATCGCTGATTACCTACTCGCAGATTTTCAACGCGCTAGGTATCTTCTTCCTGATATGCGTACCGCTCATCCTCTTTGTGAAACGCACTAAAATTGCCGGCAAAGTGGACATGAACGCCGCCCACTAG
- a CDS encoding class I SAM-dependent methyltransferase has protein sequence MPRNRLITALRALAALARTPALLTEVLAADVPAWRARALAHAARWPGLGGAGLPLVPFAHFVPASAPAASRTVAPFAFGDGGSLPTDLLLLRALARQTPGCRYFEIGTWRGESAANVAAEAAAVHTLNLSAAEMRALHLSERYISLHGHFSRPLPNVTHLHGNSATFDLAALRADAGPFDLIFIDGDHRYEAVRRDTARVFAHLAGPATTVVWHDASRQPGQPRWEVLAGLLDGLPPTLLGQLVQVGNTLCALYSPLPLPTQPADPLADPRQFEVLVSS, from the coding sequence GTGCCCCGCAACCGCCTCATTACTGCCCTGCGCGCGCTGGCCGCGCTGGCCCGCACGCCCGCCCTGCTCACCGAAGTGCTGGCCGCCGACGTGCCCGCCTGGCGCGCCCGCGCCCTGGCCCACGCCGCCCGCTGGCCCGGCCTGGGCGGGGCCGGCCTGCCGCTGGTGCCGTTCGCGCACTTCGTGCCGGCTAGCGCGCCGGCCGCCAGCCGCACCGTCGCGCCGTTTGCCTTCGGCGATGGTGGCTCGCTACCCACCGATTTATTACTCTTGCGGGCCTTGGCCCGGCAAACTCCCGGCTGCCGCTACTTCGAAATTGGCACCTGGCGCGGCGAAAGCGCGGCCAACGTGGCCGCCGAAGCCGCCGCCGTGCATACCCTCAACCTGAGCGCCGCCGAGATGCGCGCTCTGCACTTGTCTGAGCGCTACATCAGCTTGCATGGTCACTTTTCGCGCCCGCTGCCCAACGTGACGCATCTGCACGGCAACTCCGCTACCTTCGACCTGGCCGCGCTCCGAGCCGACGCCGGGCCGTTCGACCTCATTTTCATTGACGGCGACCACCGCTACGAGGCCGTGCGCCGTGATACGGCCCGCGTGTTTGCGCACTTGGCAGGCCCCGCCACCACTGTGGTGTGGCACGATGCCAGCCGCCAGCCCGGCCAGCCGCGCTGGGAAGTGCTGGCCGGGCTCCTCGACGGCCTGCCGCCCACTTTGCTCGGCCAGCTAGTGCAGGTCGGCAACACGCTCTGCGCCCTGTATTCACCCTTACCCCTACCTACGCAGCCCGCCGACCCGCTGGCCGACCCTAGGCAGTTTGAGGTCTTGGTATCGAGCTAG